From a region of the Wenzhouxiangella sp. XN24 genome:
- a CDS encoding carboxyl transferase domain-containing protein — MAVLSTAIRAGAEDFVANRKHMEALVEDLRRQVAHAALGGGERARGRHADRGKLLPRERVDALLDPGSPFLELSPLAAHGLYEDQAPAAGIITGIGRVCGREVVVVANDATVKGGTYFPVTVKKHLRAQEVALENHLPCIYLVDSGGAFLPLQDEVFPDRDHFGRIFYNQARLSAANIPQIAVVMGSCTAGGAYVPAMCDEAIIVRNQGTIFLAGPPLVKAATGEEVDAETLGGGEVHSRISGVTDHLANDDAHALAIARELVAALNRVKPAHGEVADPVAPLYPLDEVYGIVPQDTRYPYEVREVIARLVDGSALTEFKPLYGKTLVCGFAHIHGYPVGILANNGILFSESALKGAHFIQLCNRRGVPLVFLQNITGFMVGRKYEHAGIAKDGAKMVNAVATATVPKLTVVIGGSFGAGNYAMCGRAYGGRFLWTWPNARISVMGGEQAASVMATVRRDGLAARNEEWPAEDEARFRAGIRERYETQGHPYYATARLWDDGVIDPADTRRVLGLALSAVRNAPPAAETPYGIFRM; from the coding sequence ATGGCCGTGCTCTCCACCGCGATCCGCGCCGGCGCAGAGGACTTCGTCGCCAACCGCAAGCACATGGAAGCGCTGGTCGAGGATCTCCGCCGGCAGGTGGCCCACGCGGCCCTCGGCGGCGGCGAGCGTGCCCGGGGCCGGCACGCGGACCGCGGCAAGCTGCTGCCTCGCGAGCGGGTGGACGCCTTGCTGGATCCGGGCAGCCCGTTTCTCGAGCTTTCGCCCCTTGCGGCCCACGGGCTCTACGAGGACCAGGCCCCTGCCGCCGGCATCATCACGGGGATCGGACGGGTGTGCGGGCGCGAGGTGGTGGTCGTCGCGAATGACGCAACCGTCAAGGGCGGCACCTATTTCCCCGTGACGGTGAAAAAGCACCTCCGCGCCCAGGAAGTCGCGCTGGAAAATCACCTGCCCTGTATCTACCTTGTGGACTCAGGCGGTGCATTTCTTCCGCTGCAGGACGAAGTCTTCCCCGACCGTGATCATTTCGGGCGAATTTTCTACAACCAGGCGCGCCTTTCCGCCGCCAACATCCCGCAGATCGCCGTGGTGATGGGATCCTGCACAGCGGGCGGAGCCTATGTGCCGGCGATGTGCGACGAGGCCATCATCGTGCGCAACCAGGGCACGATCTTTCTCGCTGGACCTCCGCTCGTGAAGGCGGCGACCGGCGAGGAGGTCGACGCGGAGACGCTCGGCGGGGGCGAGGTGCACAGCCGCATCTCCGGCGTCACCGACCACCTCGCCAACGACGACGCCCATGCCCTGGCCATCGCGCGCGAACTGGTGGCGGCGCTCAACCGGGTCAAGCCGGCCCATGGCGAGGTGGCGGACCCGGTCGCGCCGCTGTACCCGCTCGACGAGGTCTACGGCATCGTGCCGCAGGACACCCGCTACCCTTACGAGGTGCGTGAAGTGATCGCCCGGCTGGTGGACGGCTCCGCGCTGACCGAATTCAAGCCGCTGTACGGCAAGACCCTGGTGTGCGGCTTCGCCCATATCCACGGTTATCCCGTGGGCATCCTGGCCAACAACGGCATCCTGTTCTCGGAATCGGCCCTGAAGGGCGCCCATTTCATCCAGCTGTGCAACCGGCGCGGCGTGCCGCTGGTGTTTTTGCAGAACATCACCGGCTTCATGGTCGGGCGCAAGTACGAACACGCGGGGATCGCCAAGGACGGCGCCAAGATGGTCAACGCGGTGGCCACCGCCACGGTGCCGAAGCTGACCGTGGTCATCGGCGGTTCCTTCGGCGCCGGCAATTACGCCATGTGCGGACGCGCCTACGGCGGGCGCTTCCTCTGGACGTGGCCCAACGCCAGGATCTCGGTCATGGGCGGGGAGCAGGCCGCCAGCGTCATGGCCACGGTGCGCCGCGACGGGCTCGCCGCACGGAACGAGGAATGGCCCGCCGAAGACGAAGCGCGTTTTCGCGCGGGAATCCGCGAGCGCTACGAAACGCAAGGCCATCCCTACTACGCCACGGCCCGCTTGTGGGACGACGGCGTCATCGATCCCGCCGATACCCGCCGGGTGCTCGGCCTGGCCCTGTCCGCGGTCCGCAATGCGCCGCCCGCCGCGGAAACCCCTTACGGCATCTTCAGGATGTAA
- a CDS encoding enoyl-CoA hydratase-related protein, with translation MAHNVLLAIDPRGVATLTLNRPEVHNAFDAALVGRLTELLVELKSRPEVRIVVLTGAGAAFSAGADIAWMRSMASSDEEDNVEDALHLADLMALLNSMPMPTVACVNGHAFGGGVGLIACCDIAIASNEARFALSEVRLGLVPAVISPYVLGAIGERNARRLFLSGEAMNAKLARRVGLVHEIAKPNKLEDAVEDQIGMLLKGGPIALRESKELIFTVEGGRISASDALRHRTAQIIAQLRVSPEGQEGLSAFLQKRPPVWAAPVTAEQDAE, from the coding sequence ATGGCACACAACGTCTTGCTTGCAATCGATCCGCGCGGCGTCGCGACGCTCACCCTCAACCGGCCGGAGGTCCACAACGCCTTCGACGCGGCACTGGTCGGCCGGCTCACGGAACTGCTCGTGGAGCTGAAAAGCCGGCCCGAGGTACGGATCGTCGTGCTGACCGGCGCGGGGGCCGCTTTCTCGGCCGGTGCCGATATCGCATGGATGCGCTCCATGGCCAGCTCGGACGAGGAAGACAACGTCGAGGATGCGCTGCACCTTGCGGACCTCATGGCGCTGTTGAACTCGATGCCCATGCCGACCGTCGCGTGCGTCAACGGCCATGCCTTCGGCGGCGGAGTCGGCCTGATCGCCTGCTGCGACATCGCCATCGCCAGCAACGAGGCGCGTTTTGCGCTTTCGGAAGTGCGCCTGGGACTGGTGCCCGCCGTCATCAGTCCCTACGTGCTGGGGGCCATCGGTGAACGCAACGCACGCCGGCTGTTCCTGAGCGGCGAGGCGATGAACGCGAAGCTGGCGCGCCGGGTGGGACTGGTCCACGAGATCGCCAAGCCGAACAAGCTGGAGGACGCCGTCGAGGACCAGATCGGGATGCTGCTGAAGGGCGGCCCGATCGCCCTGCGCGAAAGCAAGGAACTGATCTTCACGGTAGAAGGGGGACGGATCTCGGCGAGTGACGCCCTCAGGCACCGCACGGCGCAGATCATCGCCCAGCTGCGCGTCTCTCCGGAGGGCCAGGAAGGCCTCAGCGCCTTTTTGCAGAAGCGCCCGCCCGTCTGGGCTGCGCCAGTGACCGCGGAGCAGGATGCGGAGTGA
- a CDS encoding acetyl-CoA carboxylase biotin carboxylase subunit, with translation MTHELRLRRLLIANRGEIACRIIRSCRRLGIETMAVHSTADARARHVRLADTAIAIGGAAPSESYLDGRRIIEAALAAGVDAVHPGYGFLSENAGFAQACTEAGLLFVGPRAETIRRMGSKSEAKSVMEDAGVPVVPGYHGAEQSAGRLAELAAGIGFPLLIKASAGGGGKGMRVVRAAAEFPEALAAARREAAKAFGDEQVILERFIERPRHVEVQVFGDRHGNIVHLWERECSTQRRYQKVIEESPSPLLDETTREAITAAAVEAARAVDYLNAGTIEFICSPTREFWFMEMNTRLQVEHPVTEMVTGLDLVEWQLRIAAGEPLPLAQAEIPRRGHAIEARLYAENPATGFTPSSGRIRRLRAPEKHPAIRLDSGVDEGDEVSHHYDPMLAKLIVHGLDRAECVGRLRAALAHTAVAGVETNLPLLRAVAAHPVFAAGEIDTGFLDRDLEEVLWNVPPPPLPALTAAAWRIARDLPRPTTPSDPWSPWALGDGWRATGAGGLPVRLLDAAGRRHELRLEFREVGIRVHYGTHHLDARLIDLGAGRVQVEVQGHIDDALVTADAGRIYVGLDDHGWDFVVEPLHPVATAAGEEDAHPVAPMPGTIVAIRVSAGDRVSAGDALLIMEGMKMELTLAAPVAGVVERVLCAVGDSVEADATLVDIRPDETE, from the coding sequence GTGACCCACGAACTGCGCCTGCGTCGCCTGTTGATCGCCAATCGTGGCGAGATCGCCTGCCGCATCATCCGTAGCTGCCGCCGGCTCGGCATCGAGACCATGGCGGTCCATTCCACGGCCGACGCGCGCGCGCGACACGTGCGCCTCGCGGACACGGCGATCGCCATCGGCGGCGCCGCACCCTCGGAGAGCTACCTGGACGGCAGGCGGATCATCGAGGCCGCACTCGCCGCCGGCGTCGATGCGGTCCATCCGGGCTACGGCTTCCTGTCGGAGAACGCCGGGTTCGCGCAGGCCTGCACCGAGGCCGGCCTGTTGTTCGTGGGACCCCGCGCGGAAACCATCCGGCGCATGGGCTCCAAGAGCGAGGCCAAGAGCGTCATGGAGGATGCAGGGGTGCCCGTGGTGCCGGGCTACCATGGCGCGGAGCAGTCCGCCGGACGGCTCGCGGAACTTGCGGCGGGGATCGGCTTCCCGCTCCTGATCAAGGCCTCCGCGGGCGGCGGCGGCAAGGGGATGCGCGTGGTGCGCGCGGCCGCCGAGTTTCCGGAAGCGCTCGCGGCGGCGCGCCGCGAGGCCGCCAAGGCCTTCGGCGACGAGCAGGTCATCCTGGAACGCTTCATCGAGCGGCCACGGCACGTCGAGGTGCAGGTCTTCGGCGATCGCCACGGCAACATCGTCCACCTGTGGGAACGCGAGTGCTCGACCCAGCGGCGCTACCAGAAGGTCATCGAAGAGAGCCCCTCGCCGCTGCTCGACGAGACCACGCGCGAGGCGATCACCGCGGCCGCGGTCGAAGCGGCGCGGGCCGTGGATTACCTGAACGCCGGCACGATCGAGTTCATCTGCAGTCCGACACGGGAATTCTGGTTCATGGAAATGAACACGCGGCTGCAGGTCGAGCACCCGGTGACCGAAATGGTGACCGGGCTCGATCTCGTCGAATGGCAGTTGCGCATCGCCGCCGGGGAGCCTCTGCCGCTGGCACAGGCGGAGATCCCGCGTCGCGGCCACGCCATCGAGGCGCGGCTCTACGCCGAGAACCCCGCCACCGGCTTCACGCCGTCCAGCGGCCGAATCCGCCGCCTGCGCGCACCCGAGAAGCATCCGGCCATCCGGCTCGATTCCGGTGTCGATGAGGGCGACGAGGTCAGCCATCACTACGATCCCATGCTGGCGAAGCTCATCGTCCACGGCCTCGATCGCGCGGAATGTGTCGGACGGCTGCGCGCGGCGCTCGCTCATACTGCCGTGGCCGGCGTGGAAACCAACCTGCCGTTGCTGCGCGCGGTCGCGGCGCACCCGGTCTTCGCCGCCGGCGAGATCGACACCGGCTTTCTGGACCGGGACCTCGAAGAGGTGCTGTGGAACGTGCCGCCGCCGCCCCTGCCGGCCCTCACCGCCGCTGCCTGGCGCATCGCACGCGACCTGCCGCGGCCGACGACACCGAGCGACCCCTGGTCGCCGTGGGCGCTCGGCGACGGCTGGCGGGCCACCGGCGCGGGTGGCCTGCCGGTGCGCCTGCTGGACGCCGCAGGCCGAAGACACGAGCTGCGGCTCGAATTTCGCGAGGTCGGGATCCGGGTCCACTACGGCACGCACCATCTCGACGCCCGGCTCATCGACCTCGGCGCAGGTCGCGTGCAGGTGGAGGTCCAGGGTCACATCGACGACGCGCTGGTCACCGCCGACGCCGGGCGCATATACGTGGGCCTCGACGACCACGGCTGGGATTTCGTCGTGGAGCCGCTGCATCCCGTCGCAACGGCGGCCGGCGAGGAGGATGCGCACCCCGTTGCGCCGATGCCCGGCACCATCGTCGCGATCAGGGTGAGTGCGGGTGACCGGGTGAGCGCCGGCGATGCGCTGTTGATCATGGAGGGCATGAAGATGGAACTGACCCTCGCGGCGCCGGTGGCGGGCGTGGTGGAACGCGTGCTGTGCGCGGTCGGGGACAGCGTCGAGGCCGACGCCACGCTGGTGGACATCCGGC
- a CDS encoding Glu/Leu/Phe/Val dehydrogenase, with amino-acid sequence MNLFQQLEGMGHEQVVFFQHKDSGLKAIVAIHNTALGPALGGLRMWPYASDEDAIKDVLRLSRGMTYKAAVSGLNLGGGKAVLIGDPATDKSEGLFRAFGRFIGSLGGRYITAEDVGTTVDDMDYIYQETDRVVGVHRVHGGSGDPSPFTAFGTLQGIMACLQKKYGHQDPGKVSFAIQGVGSVGYYLTKFLSEAGAKVFVCDINTARVAQVVEEFGAEAVPMEQIYDVDANVFSPCALGGVINDDTLPRLKFDIVAGSANNQLETSAHGTALEERSILYAPDYAINAGGLMNVAIELQGYDRDRAYRTVSSIRDIMGRIFQLAERDGIPTWKAADRLAEERIAMITKVKEPYSKRFKDRLSGRRGHATAAQE; translated from the coding sequence ATGAATCTCTTCCAGCAGCTCGAGGGTATGGGCCACGAGCAGGTCGTGTTCTTCCAGCACAAGGACAGCGGGCTCAAAGCCATCGTCGCGATCCACAACACGGCGCTCGGGCCGGCGCTCGGGGGCTTGCGGATGTGGCCCTACGCCAGCGACGAGGACGCGATCAAGGACGTCCTGCGACTGTCACGCGGCATGACCTACAAGGCCGCGGTGTCCGGGCTCAACCTCGGCGGCGGCAAGGCCGTGCTGATTGGCGACCCGGCGACGGACAAGAGCGAAGGCCTGTTTCGCGCCTTCGGCCGCTTCATCGGTTCGCTCGGGGGCCGCTACATCACCGCCGAGGACGTCGGCACCACCGTCGACGACATGGATTACATCTACCAGGAGACGGACCGCGTGGTCGGCGTGCACCGGGTCCATGGCGGCAGCGGCGATCCCTCGCCGTTCACGGCCTTCGGCACGTTGCAGGGGATCATGGCCTGCCTGCAGAAGAAATACGGCCACCAGGATCCCGGCAAGGTGAGTTTCGCCATCCAGGGGGTGGGCAGCGTCGGTTATTACCTGACGAAATTCCTCTCGGAGGCCGGCGCCAAGGTGTTCGTCTGCGACATCAATACCGCCCGCGTGGCACAGGTCGTGGAGGAGTTCGGCGCGGAAGCCGTACCCATGGAGCAGATCTACGACGTGGACGCCAACGTCTTCTCGCCCTGCGCCCTCGGCGGCGTCATCAACGACGACACCCTGCCGCGGCTGAAATTCGACATCGTCGCCGGCAGCGCCAACAACCAGCTCGAGACCAGCGCGCACGGCACGGCCCTGGAAGAACGCAGCATTCTCTACGCGCCGGACTACGCCATCAACGCCGGCGGCCTCATGAACGTGGCGATCGAGCTGCAGGGCTATGACCGCGATCGCGCCTACCGCACCGTGTCGAGCATCCGCGACATTATGGGGCGGATCTTCCAGCTCGCCGAACGCGACGGCATCCCGACGTGGAAAGCCGCGGACCGCCTCGCCGAGGAACGCATCGCCATGATCACCAAGGTCAAGGAGCCTTATTCGAAGCGCTTCAAGGACCGCCTATCGGGTCGCCGCGGCCACGCGACCGCGGCGCAGGAGTGA
- a CDS encoding acetyl-CoA C-acyltransferase: MSQDTIVIAAARRTPIGAFQGGLSPVPAPQLAAVAIRAALEDAGVAPDEVSEAIIGCVLPAGLGQAPARQAALAAGLPDAVGCTTVNKVCGSGMKATMFGHDLLRAGSGRVVLAGGMESMSNAPYLLPKARAGYRMGHQEVLDHMFYDGLQNPYDGNMMGHFAELTAEKYGFTREAQDAFSLASVQRALQAIEGAFAAEVAPVTVKTRRGETVVSHDEEPGRCEIDKISTMRPAFRKDGTVTAASSSSISDGAAALLLMTEAEAGRRGLEPLARIVGHGGFAHAPEWFTTAPVSATKQLLERLGWAPDSVDLYEINEAFAIVTMAAMHDLGLDHDKVNVNGGACALGHPIGATGARLLVTLAHALRARGLKRGVASLCIGGGEATAVAIEAF, translated from the coding sequence ATGAGCCAGGACACCATCGTCATCGCCGCGGCGCGCCGCACCCCCATCGGCGCCTTCCAGGGCGGCCTGAGCCCCGTGCCGGCACCGCAACTCGCGGCGGTCGCGATCCGCGCCGCCCTGGAGGACGCGGGGGTCGCGCCGGACGAAGTCTCCGAGGCCATCATCGGTTGCGTGCTGCCCGCCGGACTCGGCCAGGCGCCGGCCCGCCAGGCGGCCCTCGCCGCCGGATTGCCCGACGCTGTGGGCTGCACGACGGTCAACAAGGTCTGCGGCTCGGGCATGAAGGCGACCATGTTCGGTCATGACCTCTTGCGCGCGGGCTCCGGCCGGGTCGTGCTCGCCGGCGGCATGGAGTCGATGAGCAATGCGCCGTATCTCCTGCCGAAGGCGCGCGCCGGCTACCGGATGGGCCACCAGGAAGTGCTCGATCACATGTTCTACGACGGCCTGCAGAATCCCTACGACGGCAACATGATGGGCCACTTCGCCGAACTCACCGCGGAAAAGTACGGCTTCACGCGCGAGGCGCAGGACGCATTCTCGCTGGCGAGCGTGCAGCGCGCGCTGCAGGCCATCGAGGGCGCATTCGCCGCGGAGGTCGCCCCGGTGACGGTGAAGACCCGCCGCGGTGAAACCGTGGTGTCCCATGACGAGGAACCGGGCCGCTGCGAGATCGACAAGATTTCCACCATGCGGCCGGCCTTTCGCAAGGACGGCACCGTCACGGCGGCCTCGTCGTCATCGATTTCCGACGGCGCCGCGGCGCTGTTGCTCATGACCGAGGCCGAAGCGGGACGCCGCGGCCTCGAACCCCTTGCCCGGATCGTGGGCCACGGGGGTTTCGCTCATGCCCCGGAGTGGTTCACCACGGCGCCGGTGTCGGCGACAAAGCAGCTGCTCGAGCGGCTCGGCTGGGCGCCCGACAGCGTCGATCTCTACGAGATCAACGAGGCCTTCGCCATCGTGACCATGGCCGCCATGCACGATCTCGGCCTCGACCACGACAAGGTCAACGTCAACGGCGGCGCCTGCGCGCTGGGCCACCCGATCGGCGCCACCGGCGCGCGGCTGCTCGTCACCCTCGCCCACGCTTTGCGGGCGCGCGGACTGAAACGCGGCGTCGCCTCGCTGTGCATCGGGGGCGGCGAAGCGACCGCCGTCGCGATCGAGGCATTCTGA
- a CDS encoding isovaleryl-CoA dehydrogenase, with translation MLRDAVRRFAAERIAPQAAEIDARNEFPQSLWTELGEMGLLGITVGEDYGGAGLGYLAHCVAMEEISRASASVGLSYGAHSNLCLNNIWLNGNEAQKKKYLPRLCSGEWVGALAMSEPGAGSDVIGSMSCTAVRRGDTWIANGSKMWITNGPEASVLLVYMRTADASAGSRSVTAFLVERDMPGFRTAQKLDKLGMRGSNTCELVFEDCEIPAENVLGEVNGGAYLMMRGLDSERLVLSGGPLGIMQACMDTVLPYLHERKQFGEPIGSFGIMQAKIADMYTALQSSRAFTYRVAGQFDSGEPTRMDAAACLLLASGSAVTLALEAVQILGGNGYINEYPAGRLLRDAKLYEIGAGTSEIRRMLIGRELFRTTGNPDSN, from the coding sequence ATGCTGCGCGACGCCGTCCGGCGTTTCGCCGCCGAGCGCATCGCGCCCCAGGCCGCAGAGATCGATGCGCGCAACGAGTTCCCGCAGTCGCTGTGGACCGAGCTCGGCGAAATGGGCCTGCTGGGCATCACCGTCGGAGAAGATTACGGCGGCGCCGGGCTCGGCTACCTGGCGCATTGCGTCGCCATGGAGGAAATCTCCCGGGCCTCGGCTTCGGTCGGACTCTCCTATGGCGCGCATTCCAATCTCTGCCTGAACAACATCTGGCTCAACGGCAACGAGGCACAGAAGAAGAAATACCTGCCCCGGCTGTGCTCGGGCGAATGGGTCGGGGCGCTCGCAATGTCCGAGCCCGGCGCCGGCTCCGACGTCATCGGGTCGATGAGCTGCACCGCCGTGCGCCGCGGCGACACCTGGATCGCCAACGGCTCCAAGATGTGGATCACCAACGGCCCGGAGGCTTCCGTGCTGCTGGTCTACATGCGCACGGCCGACGCCTCCGCGGGTTCCAGGAGCGTCACGGCCTTCCTGGTCGAGCGGGACATGCCCGGATTCCGCACGGCACAGAAGCTGGACAAGCTCGGCATGCGGGGCTCCAACACCTGCGAGCTGGTGTTCGAGGACTGCGAGATCCCTGCCGAGAACGTGCTCGGTGAAGTCAATGGCGGCGCCTACCTGATGATGCGCGGCCTGGATTCCGAGCGCCTCGTCCTCTCGGGCGGGCCGCTCGGCATCATGCAGGCCTGCATGGACACGGTCCTGCCGTACCTGCATGAACGCAAGCAGTTCGGCGAGCCGATCGGCAGCTTCGGCATCATGCAGGCGAAGATCGCCGACATGTACACGGCGCTGCAGTCGTCGCGCGCATTCACCTACCGCGTGGCGGGCCAGTTCGACAGCGGCGAGCCCACCCGCATGGACGCCGCCGCCTGCCTGCTGCTCGCCTCCGGCTCCGCCGTGACGCTCGCCCTGGAAGCGGTGCAGATCCTCGGCGGCAACGGTTACATCAACGAATATCCCGCCGGCCGGTTGCTGCGCGACGCCAAGCTCTACGAGATCGGCGCGGGCACCAGCGAGATCCGCCGCATGCTGATCGGCCGCGAGCTGTTCCGCACGACGGGCAACCCCGATTCGAACTGA